One part of the Candidatus Methanoperedens sp. genome encodes these proteins:
- the polX gene encoding DNA polymerase/3'-5' exonuclease PolX, with protein MRNAEVATLLYNISELLEIKGEITFKIRAYAKAARAIEGNTEDIEKIAREKRLKEIPGVGEKIAEKIEEYLETGKLESYEDLKKQVPKELHELLKIPGIGPKTLQFLHGEIGIKSVEDLEKAAREHRLRRLERFGATKEENIIKAIERYRQRSSRIPLGTALPLVREIIEALAKSGFIETIEPAGSLRRKKETVGDIDILAISKDALAAIEAFVHLPAVKEVIVKGPTKATVITHEAIQVDLRIMESRSFGTSLQYFTGSKEHNIKLRDLARQKGLKLSEYDLEEISTGKKIYCGSDDEVYNKLGLAPIPPEIREDTGEIEAALGGKLPMLVENKDIKGDFHIHTDWSEGTNTLAEMVEAAKKLGYEYIAVTDHSKAIGVAHGLSEERLLAQIDEIQKLNRKLENFRVFTGIEVDIKADSSLNFPDSILRQCDVVVAALHTGQRQTRREITGRLITAMENENVDIIAHPTGRIIGEREAYDVDIDALLDAAAGSHTVLEINAYPSRLDLSDVNARKAKNKGIKIAIGTDAHNIGHLGLMEFGVNVARRAWLEKKDVMNTRAAEDVKFKD; from the coding sequence ATGAGAAACGCTGAAGTGGCTACGCTTCTGTACAACATAAGCGAGCTCCTGGAAATAAAAGGGGAGATCACCTTCAAGATAAGGGCATATGCAAAGGCTGCCCGGGCCATTGAGGGCAATACTGAGGACATAGAAAAAATAGCAAGAGAAAAAAGATTGAAAGAAATTCCCGGGGTGGGGGAGAAAATTGCAGAAAAGATCGAGGAATATCTGGAAACCGGTAAGCTTGAGTCCTATGAGGACTTGAAAAAGCAGGTTCCTAAGGAGCTGCATGAGCTTTTAAAGATCCCCGGGATAGGACCGAAAACACTGCAATTCCTGCATGGCGAAATTGGGATAAAAAGCGTGGAAGATCTTGAAAAGGCGGCAAGGGAACACAGGTTAAGAAGGCTTGAGCGCTTCGGTGCGACAAAGGAAGAGAATATAATCAAGGCAATTGAAAGATACAGGCAGCGAAGCTCAAGGATACCCCTCGGGACCGCGCTTCCCCTCGTCCGTGAAATAATTGAGGCGCTTGCTAAGTCCGGGTTCATAGAAACGATCGAACCTGCGGGAAGCCTGAGAAGAAAAAAGGAAACAGTTGGTGATATCGACATCCTTGCCATTTCAAAGGATGCCCTGGCGGCCATCGAGGCATTTGTGCACTTGCCTGCAGTGAAAGAAGTGATCGTGAAAGGCCCAACAAAGGCCACTGTCATTACGCATGAAGCTATACAGGTTGACCTTCGAATAATGGAAAGCAGATCCTTCGGTACATCTTTACAGTATTTTACAGGTTCAAAAGAGCACAACATAAAATTGCGGGACCTGGCAAGGCAGAAAGGACTGAAACTCTCAGAATACGATCTGGAGGAGATCTCCACAGGCAAAAAGATCTACTGCGGAAGCGATGATGAAGTCTATAATAAGCTTGGACTTGCGCCCATCCCCCCTGAGATCAGGGAAGATACAGGTGAGATAGAAGCAGCTTTGGGAGGAAAGCTCCCAATGCTGGTGGAGAATAAAGACATCAAAGGAGATTTCCACATCCATACGGACTGGAGCGAGGGAACCAATACACTTGCGGAGATGGTCGAAGCCGCGAAAAAACTTGGATACGAATATATCGCAGTGACAGATCATTCAAAGGCAATAGGTGTTGCTCATGGGCTTAGCGAGGAAAGGCTCCTCGCCCAGATAGATGAGATACAAAAATTGAACAGGAAGCTTGAGAATTTCCGGGTCTTTACAGGCATCGAGGTGGATATAAAGGCCGATTCAAGCCTCAACTTCCCGGATAGCATCCTGAGGCAGTGCGATGTGGTGGTGGCGGCGCTGCACACAGGACAGAGACAGACAAGAAGGGAGATAACAGGCCGCCTGATAACTGCCATGGAGAATGAGAATGTGGATATAATTGCCCATCCCACAGGCAGGATCATAGGAGAGAGGGAGGCTTATGATGTAGACATCGATGCCCTTCTTGATGCTGCTGCCGGTTCGCATACGGTTCTTGAGATAAATGCCTATCCAAGCAGACTCGACCTTAGCGATGTTAATGCCCGAAAGGCGAAAAATAAGGGGATAAAGATTGCCATCGGCACTGATGCCCACAACATCGGGCATCTGGGGCTGATGGAGTTCGGGGTGAATGTAGCAAGGCGCGCCTGGCTTGAGAAGAAGGATGTGATGAATACAAGGGCAGCGGAGGACGTGAAGTTCAAGGATTGA
- a CDS encoding NADP-dependent malic enzyme, whose product MKEPIYEESLRFHELHQGKIALKSKVSIRTKNDMCLAYTPGVAGPCMRIHSNSDDVYRYTSKGNFVAVVSDGTSVLGLGDIGPLAAIPVMEGKAMLFKVFAGVDAFPICLDTRDTDDVINSVKNIAPVFGGINLEDIGAPRCFEIEARLKGLLDIPVFHDDQHGAATVALAGLINALNVVGKKFAEIKVVISGAGAAGTATAKILLNKGVRNILVCDSTGIISKSRTGLNFAKIELAELTNRDNETGMLADAMAGADVFIGLSVGGLVSRKMVRSMAEDAIVLPLANPEPEIMPAEAKRAGARIVGTGRADFPNQINNSLGFPGIFRGALDVRATDINEEMKMACACTLASLVPEPSEDDIIPSIFNPEVAPSVASAVAKAAMESGVARIRMTPEEVAEHTRKLVREQ is encoded by the coding sequence ATGAAAGAACCGATATATGAGGAATCATTGCGGTTCCATGAACTGCACCAGGGGAAAATAGCTTTGAAAAGCAAAGTGAGCATAAGAACAAAAAATGACATGTGCCTGGCCTATACGCCTGGGGTTGCCGGGCCCTGCATGCGAATCCATTCTAACAGCGATGACGTATATCGCTATACCTCCAAAGGGAATTTTGTAGCTGTTGTCAGCGACGGCACATCCGTGTTGGGTCTGGGGGATATTGGCCCTCTTGCGGCTATCCCTGTGATGGAAGGAAAAGCCATGCTTTTCAAGGTTTTCGCTGGAGTGGATGCTTTCCCAATATGCCTTGACACAAGGGACACGGATGACGTGATAAATTCGGTAAAGAACATAGCGCCTGTTTTCGGGGGTATCAACCTTGAAGATATAGGCGCTCCCCGGTGTTTCGAGATCGAGGCGCGCTTAAAGGGATTACTTGATATCCCTGTATTCCACGACGACCAGCATGGCGCCGCCACTGTGGCGCTTGCGGGGTTGATCAATGCTTTGAACGTCGTGGGTAAGAAATTTGCTGAAATAAAAGTTGTCATCAGCGGAGCGGGGGCAGCAGGCACTGCGACTGCAAAGATCTTGTTGAATAAAGGTGTCAGGAACATTCTTGTGTGCGATTCCACAGGCATAATATCTAAAAGCAGAACTGGATTGAACTTCGCAAAAATAGAGCTTGCTGAGCTCACGAACAGGGATAATGAAACCGGCATGCTTGCCGATGCAATGGCTGGAGCAGATGTTTTCATAGGTCTTTCTGTGGGCGGTTTAGTTTCAAGGAAAATGGTGCGTTCCATGGCTGAAGATGCAATTGTTCTACCTCTTGCGAATCCGGAACCTGAGATAATGCCTGCGGAGGCTAAAAGAGCCGGTGCCCGCATCGTTGGGACCGGGCGTGCGGATTTCCCCAATCAGATCAATAATTCCCTCGGCTTTCCCGGGATATTCAGGGGGGCGCTCGATGTAAGAGCAACAGATATCAATGAAGAAATGAAAATGGCTTGTGCCTGTACACTTGCTTCGCTTGTGCCAGAGCCTTCTGAAGATGACATCATACCCAGCATATTCAATCCTGAGGTTGCTCCATCCGTGGCATCTGCCGTGGCGAAAGCCGCCATGGAGAGCGGGGTTGCAAGGATACGCATGACTCCGGAGGAAGTTGCAGAGCATACCAGAAAGCTTGTAAGGGAACAATGA
- a CDS encoding rhomboid family intramembrane serine protease — protein sequence MITAILILLCTMFSLYAWTSPHNLAFSGSALFNGDYYTLVSGLFVHANLVHLLGNMVFLFIFGNMLENEVGNLRTGAVFFAGGILSFVLSIPFYPDSIMVGASAAIFAVMAALLLVRPPAYSLQFLSPMGPLVIVFLIFNVVAIENGASGNVAYISHVIGFVIGLFFGASWNKKWMESLLYTLGLLVIYFVLYNYLKTVV from the coding sequence ATGATAACGGCCATTCTAATACTTCTGTGCACGATGTTCAGCCTTTATGCCTGGACATCACCGCATAATCTCGCTTTCAGTGGATCCGCCCTTTTTAATGGGGATTATTATACCCTGGTGTCAGGGCTCTTCGTTCATGCAAACCTTGTCCATTTGCTCGGGAACATGGTTTTCCTCTTCATTTTCGGCAACATGCTTGAAAATGAGGTGGGCAACCTGAGGACAGGCGCCGTGTTCTTTGCGGGCGGTATCCTATCGTTTGTCCTGAGCATTCCGTTCTATCCAGATTCGATAATGGTGGGGGCGTCGGCTGCGATTTTTGCTGTCATGGCAGCATTGTTACTCGTACGCCCTCCTGCGTATTCACTGCAATTCCTTTCTCCCATGGGACCGCTTGTGATAGTATTCCTTATATTCAATGTTGTCGCAATCGAAAATGGCGCGTCGGGGAATGTGGCATACATCTCGCATGTTATAGGGTTCGTAATCGGGCTTTTCTTCGGGGCGAGTTGGAACAAAAAGTGGATGGAAAGCCTGCTGTATACACTCGGGCTGCTTGTCATATATTTTGTGCTGTATAATTATTTGAAAACCGTGGTCTAG
- a CDS encoding S-layer protein domain-containing protein → MVMKRYIKGIILVLLMLSAALIAMAAPLSLISGTVSPPSGDTTTTFTFTVTFKDDANGTADYVKLTLDGIDHAMNPMDSLDVNTADGKTYTISGIGPLSNATHNYNFTAKNGTDVISSIDASFIVNAIPASPPSITSFNPPLTWTSYLGGLQAFNVTADQIVDVSWTIDGVVVPLSNLSVPIGTKAEYSNNTAGIGVVHTVIANASNSNGSAVKTWTWTVTQAPDTTAPANVTNLMITGNGTTWLLINWTNPTDPDFHHVAIFKNGSWIGNTSISTTNSYNITGLNSFTTYEILVKTVDATGNVNETGTSLIATTDPNTPASASQVTVTISTNSSVTFASVSAPGNTLETVDSSHSLPTGYTSVSNNYFNISTTATVASPITVSLKYNPALLPSGFIESDIRLYHWNDSTNKWDNVTTAVNTGNDMVSGTVSSLSPFVAAVSPKPVITKVDPTGVNVETIGTVSQTFKITVSQDANVTWYIGSSQANNTGLVLAGVQTLFTNTPSSSANYNVSVIATNANGSGSTYWNWTVHSKTYLAGNRVWDGSRPDLFSLKYTWNPMSFSGFYYDINSDVGNESITMQMNSYTDRRINAGNIVYDTTPEEVQFGYSGFGSYQVIGFMADKYFAGYTSNTTIANAQPSTTFAGKSALAQGQLHKVLMDEDLKRTISVGSTLPLQEGYVLKAVDIDLSARTMLISLLKDGNVVDPGTPLN, encoded by the coding sequence ATGGTAATGAAGAGATATATTAAGGGAATAATTCTAGTACTGCTGATGCTGAGCGCTGCTTTAATTGCGATGGCAGCGCCGCTAAGCTTAATAAGTGGAACCGTTTCGCCACCATCTGGAGACACAACAACAACTTTTACCTTTACTGTCACTTTCAAAGATGATGCCAATGGCACGGCAGATTACGTAAAATTGACCCTTGATGGAATTGATCACGCGATGAATCCAATGGATTCTCTGGATGTAAATACGGCAGATGGCAAGACATATACAATTAGTGGTATCGGTCCCTTGAGCAACGCTACACATAACTATAATTTTACTGCCAAGAACGGAACCGATGTTATATCATCGATAGATGCTTCTTTCATAGTGAATGCCATTCCAGCAAGTCCTCCAAGCATAACCTCGTTCAATCCACCTTTAACCTGGACCTCATATCTTGGTGGATTGCAGGCTTTTAATGTTACGGCGGATCAAATAGTTGATGTAAGCTGGACAATTGATGGAGTGGTAGTTCCGCTATCCAACCTATCCGTTCCTATAGGCACTAAGGCTGAATATTCTAATAATACTGCAGGAATAGGAGTAGTACATACAGTTATAGCGAACGCTTCCAATTCAAATGGCTCCGCTGTGAAAACATGGACATGGACTGTTACACAAGCTCCTGATACGACAGCGCCAGCAAATGTCACTAATCTCATGATTACTGGGAATGGTACGACATGGTTATTGATCAATTGGACGAACCCTACAGACCCCGATTTTCATCATGTAGCCATCTTTAAAAATGGTAGCTGGATAGGCAACACATCGATAAGTACAACGAATTCTTACAATATAACTGGTCTTAATTCTTTCACTACATACGAAATCTTGGTAAAGACAGTCGATGCAACAGGTAATGTGAATGAGACCGGAACGAGTTTAATAGCGACCACCGACCCCAACACACCGGCGAGCGCAAGTCAGGTAACAGTAACTATCTCGACGAATTCCTCGGTTACATTCGCAAGCGTTTCTGCACCGGGGAACACACTTGAAACAGTCGATTCATCTCATTCCCTCCCCACAGGTTATACATCGGTAAGCAACAATTATTTCAACATATCAACCACAGCAACAGTTGCATCTCCCATCACAGTCAGTTTAAAATATAATCCAGCGTTATTGCCTTCAGGTTTTATTGAATCTGACATTAGACTGTATCATTGGAATGATTCAACAAATAAATGGGATAACGTAACGACCGCGGTTAATACTGGTAATGACATGGTAAGTGGAACAGTCTCAAGCCTGTCTCCTTTTGTGGCTGCAGTTTCTCCAAAACCGGTAATAACCAAAGTAGACCCAACTGGAGTAAATGTCGAGACCATCGGAACCGTATCTCAGACCTTCAAAATAACCGTGAGCCAGGATGCGAATGTAACATGGTACATAGGATCTTCTCAGGCTAACAATACCGGATTGGTCTTGGCGGGAGTTCAAACCTTATTTACCAATACTCCTTCTTCATCCGCGAACTACAATGTCTCGGTCATAGCTACTAACGCAAACGGTAGTGGATCGACATACTGGAACTGGACAGTCCACTCCAAGACCTACCTTGCGGGCAACCGCGTGTGGGACGGCAGCAGACCTGACCTGTTCTCTCTCAAATACACATGGAACCCCATGAGCTTCTCAGGGTTTTATTATGACATTAATAGTGATGTTGGCAACGAAAGCATTACGATGCAGATGAATAGCTACACGGATAGAAGAATCAACGCAGGCAACATAGTATATGACACGACGCCAGAAGAAGTACAATTCGGCTACTCAGGTTTCGGCAGTTATCAGGTCATAGGCTTTATGGCTGACAAGTACTTCGCGGGATATACATCCAATACCACTATTGCAAATGCACAACCAAGCACCACTTTTGCAGGAAAGAGCGCTCTTGCCCAGGGACAGCTTCACAAGGTGCTTATGGATGAAGACCTCAAACGCACCATATCAGTTGGCAGTACCCTGCCCCTGCAGGAAGGCTATGTCCTGAAGGCAGTGGATATAGATCTGAGTGCCCGGACAATGCTCATCTCCCTGTTAAAAGATGGGAACGTAGTAGATCCAGGAACTCCTCTAAAC
- the coaBC gene encoding bifunctional phosphopantothenoylcysteine decarboxylase/phosphopantothenate--cysteine ligase CoaBC, with product MSAQIFQSSTSLHGKTIALGITGSIAAVRCVELARELMRHGAEVHAVMTKDAQKIIHHETMRYATGKSVITEITGVVEHVEFCGIGGIAHLLLIAPCTANTIGKIAHGIDDTPVTTFATTAFGSGIPIMIVPAMHESMYNHPIVIENMGKLAELGVEFINPVMEEGAAKIASKEEIVLRVERTLGKKTLKGKRILITGGATAEAIDPIRIITNRASGKTGVELALEAFRRGADVTLVHRGCLGMQGICEFNAESAKDMTDTVLEELDKKYDLLISAAAISDFTVAASREKIKSDKNFTLTMKPAPKLISQVRIKYPGLKIIGFKAETGVTENELIKRARESMEASGLAMVVANDVARGGMGTEDNDVYMIDGEVKRVSGTKPEIAKEIMNKVEAIICQ from the coding sequence ATGAGCGCACAAATTTTTCAATCATCTACCTCGCTGCACGGAAAAACTATCGCCCTCGGGATAACAGGTAGTATTGCAGCTGTCAGATGCGTTGAGCTTGCACGGGAGCTGATGAGGCATGGTGCAGAAGTGCATGCCGTAATGACAAAGGATGCCCAGAAGATCATACATCATGAAACGATGCGCTATGCCACAGGCAAATCCGTGATCACTGAAATAACTGGCGTCGTAGAGCATGTGGAATTCTGCGGTATCGGGGGCATAGCGCATCTTCTGCTTATTGCACCCTGCACTGCGAACACGATAGGTAAGATAGCACACGGTATAGATGACACTCCTGTTACGACATTTGCAACAACTGCGTTCGGCTCGGGAATTCCGATAATGATCGTGCCTGCAATGCATGAATCCATGTACAACCATCCCATCGTTATCGAGAACATGGGAAAACTGGCGGAATTAGGGGTGGAATTCATCAATCCTGTAATGGAAGAGGGTGCGGCGAAAATTGCATCTAAGGAAGAGATCGTCCTGCGGGTAGAGAGAACACTTGGTAAAAAAACACTAAAGGGCAAACGCATCCTTATCACAGGGGGCGCGACAGCCGAGGCTATTGATCCGATAAGAATTATCACCAACCGCGCCTCTGGCAAGACAGGTGTCGAGCTTGCGCTTGAGGCTTTCAGGAGAGGCGCAGATGTTACTCTTGTTCACAGGGGCTGCCTGGGGATGCAGGGGATATGCGAATTCAATGCCGAGAGTGCGAAGGATATGACAGATACCGTACTTGAAGAGCTGGATAAGAAGTACGACCTTCTCATAAGCGCAGCCGCCATATCGGATTTCACGGTTGCCGCTTCCAGGGAGAAGATAAAATCGGACAAGAACTTCACATTGACCATGAAACCTGCGCCAAAGCTCATCAGCCAGGTCCGTATCAAGTATCCAGGCCTCAAGATCATTGGCTTTAAGGCTGAAACAGGTGTAACGGAAAATGAATTGATAAAGCGCGCGCGGGAGTCCATGGAGGCATCAGGACTTGCCATGGTCGTGGCGAATGACGTAGCAAGAGGCGGGATGGGGACAGAGGATAATGACGTTTATATGATCGATGGCGAGGTAAAGCGTGTCTCCGGCACCAAACCAGAAATAGCAAAAGAGATAATGAATAAGGTCGAGGCTATTATCTGCCAATGA
- a CDS encoding DUF166 domain-containing protein encodes MISIGVISRGKYGLRLIENIRKNSEFMVSSIEIPEYLPDFIEDPSDFVESLHLDKNIFSRDLVIAYTLHPDLTPEIIRLAGENGAHSVIIAGGTAQAGGQSELMRLSKKYKMHIEVHEICCDIEKSGDKVVDEFASCFGRPELKITTENGLIAKVEVIRGAPCGSTEHMAKGIAWMDKGNAPTRAGLLVQQYPCRALRGIKGGIHKAARLHKEAIEKALQESG; translated from the coding sequence ATGATTTCAATCGGGGTAATCTCCAGAGGAAAATACGGGCTTCGTCTAATCGAAAACATCAGGAAAAATTCAGAGTTCATGGTTTCTTCAATAGAAATACCCGAATATCTTCCCGATTTTATAGAAGATCCCTCTGATTTTGTAGAATCCCTGCATCTGGATAAGAATATATTTTCACGCGACCTCGTTATAGCATATACACTCCATCCCGATCTTACACCGGAAATCATTCGCCTTGCAGGGGAAAATGGGGCTCATTCCGTGATCATCGCTGGCGGGACCGCGCAGGCCGGTGGACAATCCGAGCTCATGAGACTTTCCAAAAAATACAAAATGCACATCGAGGTGCATGAAATATGCTGCGATATCGAGAAAAGTGGCGACAAGGTTGTGGACGAATTCGCGTCATGTTTCGGAAGACCCGAACTGAAAATTACCACAGAGAATGGTCTTATTGCTAAAGTGGAGGTTATTCGCGGCGCGCCCTGCGGGAGCACGGAACATATGGCAAAAGGTATCGCCTGGATGGATAAAGGGAATGCCCCGACAAGAGCCGGGCTTCTCGTGCAGCAGTACCCGTGCAGAGCCCTCCGCGGCATCAAAGGCGGAATACATAAGGCTGCAAGGTTACATAAGGAAGCAATAGAAAAAGCTCTACAGGAGAGTGGTTAG